In Candidatus Hydrogenedentota bacterium, the following proteins share a genomic window:
- a CDS encoding NUDIX hydrolase: MTEKQTYTYSWPRPMVTVDTVVFSRRAGAPGVLLIRRGRPPFEGHWALPGGFVEEHEPLDAAAARELREETGLEGVTLRQFHTFGDPGRDPRGHTISVAYWGEAPADAAVSGADDASEAAWFPLDALPPLAFDHKKIVEYSLVFFGEDTPQCG, translated from the coding sequence ATGACCGAAAAGCAAACCTACACGTATTCCTGGCCCCGTCCCATGGTCACAGTGGACACGGTGGTCTTTTCCCGGCGCGCGGGCGCGCCGGGCGTGCTGCTCATCCGGCGGGGCCGCCCGCCGTTCGAGGGGCACTGGGCGCTGCCCGGCGGGTTCGTGGAGGAGCATGAGCCGCTGGATGCGGCGGCGGCGCGGGAACTTCGGGAGGAGACCGGCCTGGAGGGGGTAACGCTGCGCCAGTTCCACACTTTCGGCGACCCGGGCCGCGACCCGCGCGGCCACACCATCTCCGTCGCCTATTGGGGCGAGGCGCCGGCGGACGCGGCGGTGTCGGGCGCGGACGACGCGTCCGAGGCGGCCTGGTTCCCCCTGGACGCGCTGCCCCCGTTGGCGTTCGATCACAAAAAGATAGTAGAGTATTCGCTGGTTTTCTTCGGCGAGGACACGCCCCAATGCGGATAA
- a CDS encoding substrate-binding domain-containing protein codes for MKRMTLCAVLAAAALAVAGCGSGGAPKTEGGADQSKVIGAAMLTQTHIFYQDLIASMREEAEKQGFKLKLQYAEFDSRRQNDQMETFIAQKVDAIVLAPTDSSGISPAIAEARAKGIPVFTVDIAAHGADVVCHIASDNYKGGALLAERLVELLGGKGRLAIVDHPTVASVQDRTRGFVDVIAKHPDIQIVQRVPGDGQRDKSMRVTQDLLQANPDLDAIFGINDDSALGALAAVEAAGLQDKIVLVGFDGTPEAADTIRAGKALKADAVQYPRELGKVTIQTIKDYFDGMELPKERPVDVGLIDQKSLLEAAGNG; via the coding sequence ATGAAGAGAATGACCCTGTGCGCGGTGCTTGCGGCGGCGGCGCTGGCCGTTGCGGGTTGCGGTTCGGGCGGCGCGCCCAAGACGGAGGGCGGCGCGGACCAGTCGAAGGTGATCGGCGCGGCGATGCTGACGCAGACGCACATTTTTTACCAGGACCTGATCGCGTCCATGCGGGAGGAGGCGGAAAAGCAGGGCTTCAAACTGAAACTCCAGTACGCGGAGTTTGACAGCCGACGCCAGAACGACCAGATGGAGACGTTCATCGCGCAGAAGGTGGACGCGATTGTGCTGGCGCCGACGGACTCGAGCGGCATCTCTCCGGCGATTGCGGAGGCGCGCGCGAAGGGGATTCCGGTGTTCACCGTGGACATCGCCGCGCACGGCGCGGATGTGGTGTGCCACATCGCCTCGGACAATTACAAGGGCGGGGCGCTGCTGGCGGAGCGCCTGGTGGAACTGCTGGGGGGCAAGGGCAGGCTTGCGATTGTGGACCACCCGACAGTGGCGTCGGTGCAGGACCGGACGCGGGGTTTCGTGGACGTTATCGCGAAGCATCCGGACATCCAGATTGTGCAGCGGGTGCCGGGCGACGGCCAGCGGGACAAGTCCATGCGGGTGACGCAGGACCTGCTCCAGGCGAACCCGGACCTGGACGCCATCTTCGGCATCAACGACGACTCGGCCCTGGGCGCCCTGGCGGCGGTGGAGGCGGCGGGGCTTCAGGACAAGATTGTCCTGGTGGGCTTTGACGGGACCCCCGAGGCGGCCGACACCATCCGCGCGGGGAAGGCGCTGAAGGCGGACGCGGTGCAGTACCCCCGCGAGCTGGGCAAGGTCACCATCCAGACCATCAAGGACTATTTTGACGGGATGGAGCTGCCGAAGGAGCGCCCGGTGGATGTCGGCCTGATTGACCAAAAATCGCTGCTGGAAGCCGCCGGCAATGGCTGA